The nucleotide sequence CGCCGGGCACCTCGCCCTCGCGTCGGTGAAGTGGTTCCGCGACATGGGAGCGCTCGACGCGCGCCGTGCCGAGTCCGCCGCGTCGTCCGCCGCATCCGCGCGGGTGCCCGCGTGACCGCATTCGCCGGCGTCGAGCACGCGCTCGCGCAGGGCGACGCGGACGGGGCCGACCTCCGGGGCCGCACGATCCTCGTCGCGCACCCGAGCGCCGAGCTGTACGGATCCGACCGCGTGCTGCTCGAGAGCGTCGCGGGCCTCGTGTCCGCGGGCGCCCGCACCGTCGTGACCCTGCCGTCGGACGGCCCGCTCGTCGCCGCGCTCACGAGCGTCGGCGCGACCGTGCACCGCGCCCCGACGCCCGTGCTCCGCAAGAGCATGCTGCGCCCGCGCGGCTTCGCGGCCCTCGTCGGCCAGTCCGTCCGCGGCCTGTCCGCGGGCCTCGGCCTCGTGCGGCGCGAGCGCCCCGACGCCGTGTACGTCAACACCGTCACGATCCCGCTCTGGATCCTCGTCGGCCGCCTCGCCGGCCGCCCCGTCCTCGCGCACGTGCACGAGGCGGAGGGATCCGCGTCGCGCGCCGTCGGGACCGCGCTCGCCCTGCCGCTCGCGCTCGCCACGAGCGTGGTCGCGAACAGCCGCTACAGCGTCGACGTGCTCGCCCGCGCCCTCCCGCGGGTCGCCCGCCGCGCCCAGGTCGTCTACAACGGGGTGCCCGGCCCCGCCGCGGTCCAGCCCGCGCGCGCCGCGCTCGACGGGGGCCTCCGGGTCCTCTACGTCGGCCGGCTCTCCGAC is from Clavibacter sp. A6099 and encodes:
- a CDS encoding glycosyltransferase, encoding MTAFAGVEHALAQGDADGADLRGRTILVAHPSAELYGSDRVLLESVAGLVSAGARTVVTLPSDGPLVAALTSVGATVHRAPTPVLRKSMLRPRGFAALVGQSVRGLSAGLGLVRRERPDAVYVNTVTIPLWILVGRLAGRPVLAHVHEAEGSASRAVGTALALPLALATSVVANSRYSVDVLARALPRVARRAQVVYNGVPGPAAVQPARAALDGGLRVLYVGRLSDRKGVDVAVDAIVELRDRGADASLDIVGAVFPGYEAYEEQLRTTIRVLDLEDRITLHGFHADVTPFVAAADACVVPSRVDEPFGNTAVEALLAARPVVVSDTSGLREAAGGYESAQLVPPADPAALADALQSIAADWDAYRARAARDRFRAEHRHGPELYRQRIARSVGTMLSATTRVGSPRPASDR